One stretch of Ficedula albicollis isolate OC2 chromosome 7, FicAlb1.5, whole genome shotgun sequence DNA includes these proteins:
- the RAB17 gene encoding ras-related protein Rab-17, translating into MAQTVTSGTSPEGPRPSYMYKVVLLGSMSVGKSSLACRYVRNDFRELLPTVGCSFFTQTLDLEEATVKFEIWDTAGQEKYHSVCHLYYRDAQAALIVYDIANKQTFSRAKLWLEELEKRFLPDEIVIALVGNKTDLAAEREVTTEEAEEFAQTKGLLFKETSAKSNYQVTDVFMAVVQELLRREKENAPKPSPHGRSTVDLSGSGARPRCCRS; encoded by the exons ATGGCACAGACAGTGACATCAGGCACCTCCCCAGAGGGGCCTCGTCCCTCCTACATGTACaaggtggtgctgctgggcagcatgTCCGTGGGCAAGTCAAGCCTGGCCTGCAGATACGTGAGGAACGActtcagggagctgctgccaacCGTGGGAT GCTCCTTCTTCACGCAGACACTGGACCTGGAGGAGGCCACGGTCAAGTTTGAGATCTGGGACACGGCGGGGCAGGAGAAGTACCACAGTGTCTGTCACCTCTACTACCGGGATGCCCAGGCTGCCCTCATCGTTTATGACATTGCTAACAAG CAAACATtcagcagagcaaagctgtggctggaggagctggagaagagattCCTTCCCGATGAAATCGTGATTGCTCTGGTGGGCAACAAAACAGACCTTGCTGCTGAGAGAGAGGTCACCACTGAG GAGGCAGAAGAGTTTGCACAAACAAAAGGCCTCCTGTTCAAGGAGACATCTGCAAAATCCAACTATCAAGTAACTGATGTCTTCATGGCTGTGG TCCAAGAGCTCctgaggagggaaaaggagaatgcACCCAAGCCATCCCCACATGGGAGGTCGACCGTGGACCTGAGTGGGAGCGGGGCGAGGCcgaggtgctgcaggagctga